The stretch of DNA GTTCTAATTCAAAAATTAACTGTCCACTTGTTTTGGTTTCGAACTGATACCATACCGTATTATTTTCTTGTTCTATAAAATGAAGGCTATTTTTTTCATTGCCTTCAAACTCCAGTTCCTTTCCATATCCTTTAGGGGAAGTAGTTGGACCAACTATTTTTTGGGTTTTTATCGTTAATCGATTATCACAGTCTGCGTGTTTATCAATCACTAAGGAGTCCATCTCTTGCCCATAACTTTTTGTTAATAAGAGCATTAATACAATTATTGGACCTAGGTTATTACAATATCTCATTATGTTATTTATATTAGGTGAATAGTCCATGTCGGCTAGATCTTTGGGGTTTGCTTCCTACGTTACACTACTTCGTTCAAACTTGTATTCGATTATCACATGAGTGCTACGCAGTTGATTAGCAAAATGATACAATCTCACCACCTAGAACACTAATTATCTAATAACCTAGCTTTGCTAACTCATGTAATAATCAATTTAGTACAATATTTTTTTTACTTTTTTATAAAGAAGCAAAAAAACAACGGAGTATTAAAGTTAAAAATGTATTATTAAAAAAAACTACAACAATGAAACAAAAAGTAAAACATATAATAAGATTGTTATGTATTGTTTTTATAATTCATTCTATTCTCATTGTAGGTGATGGCTTAATTGACGAAGAAGGGTATAGTGATATTGTTGTTATTTTAGGGAATAAAGTTCATGAAGACGGCAGCCTCTCTCTTCGTCTAAAAAGCAGGATGGACAAAGGCTTAGAATTATATCAAAACCAAAAATGCCAATACCTTGTGGTAAGTGGAGGACTAGGAAAAGAAGGACATTGGGAGGGCAACGTAATGGCCGATTACCTTATTCAACAGGGCGTTCCTCAAAAAGCAATTATAATTGATAACGATGGAAACAACACCGCAGCAACCGCCCAAAATGTACGAGCACTACAACTCCCTTTTCAATCCATCACGGTAGTGAGCCAATATTACCACATTAGCCGTAGCAAATTAGCCTTTCAAAAAGTAGGTTTTGCAGAAGTAAAAGGTGTCCATGCTGATTATTTTGAATTGCGAGATTTCTATTCTATCTTTCGAGAATTCTTTGGATATTATAAATATTGGTTAACGACACTGTAATACAATTTTTCATGAGATTTAAATGCATTATTTTTGATTGCGACGGAGTGCTGGTCGATAGTGAAGCAACTTCTATTGGAGTACTAATGGACATCGCACAAGAAGCTGGATATAAGATGGAAATGCCTTTTGCGCTTAATCAATTTTCAGGACAATCGCTACAATATTGTTTTGACTACATCCAAAAAAACGCACTAAAACCTCTCCCCCAAGACATTATAAATAACTATAGGCGTCGAACTTATCAAGCGTTTAAAACAGATCTTAAAGCAATCCCCAACATTGACCAACTGCTACAACGATTGACGCTACCTCGCTGTGTAGCTTCTAATGCGCCAATTGAAAAAATAAAACTCAATTTGGGCTTACTCAATTTAAGTCACTTTTTTGAGGGGAATTTATTTAGTGCTTATGATATTCAAAAATGGAAGCCTGCCCCTGATTTATTTTTACATGCAGCCAAAACCATGGGGTTTGAGCCGCAAGAATGCGCTGTAATAGAAGATAGCCTAGCAGGTGTTCAAGCAGCTAAAGCAGGTGGTTTTGAGGTTTTTGGTTATGCATCGAGTAGAACCGCATCAACGCTAGCAGCAGCAGGGGCAACCGTATTTTATGATATGAATTTATTGGATGAACTTTTAGCTTGATATGCGAATAGGATTTGATGCCAAACGATTGTTTTGTAATTTTACGGGCTTGGGAAATTATAGCCGAACACTTGTTCGAAATTTATCTTTATACCAGCCTTCCAACGATTATTTTTTGTATAGCCCAAAAGCAAACAATCACCCTCAAACAAAACCTTTTTTCAATTCCCAATTCTTTAACGTCTTTCTTCCTAAAGTATGGTTCAAAAGTTTTTGGCGTAGCTATTCTATTTTAAAACAACTCCACAAAGATCAAATAGAGTTGTACCATGGCTTGAGTCACGAACTCCCCTTTAGCATCTCCAAAAGCAAGATTAAAACCGTGGTAACCATTCATGATTTAATCTTCAAAACACAGCCTGAGACCTATTCATGGATTAACCGAAAAATCTACAATTGGAAATTTCAATACAGTTGCAAACATGCAGATAAAATTATTGCCATTAGTCAAAATACTAAGGCAGATATTATGCGTTTTTATGCTATTCCATCTCATAAAATTGAGGTTATTTACCAAGCTTGTCAACCCTTGTATTATCAACTAAACCAATCCCCCAAACAGGATGCTATCTTAAAACAGTATAAAATCCCGAATCAATATATCTTATCCGTAGGAACCATTCAGGCACGCAAAAATTTAAAATTACTAATTAAAGCTTATCAATACTTGCCTACAGCACTTCAATTGCCCATTGTTGTGGTTGGCAATGGAAAACAGTATAAAACAGAAGTATTGGCTTTAATTAAAGCAATGCAATTAGAACATTTGGTGATTTGGATTCATGATTTAAAAGCTGATGATGAGCTACAAACGATCTATCAAAATGCCGAACTACTCGTTTATCCCTCTTTTTATGAAGGCTTTGGCTTGCCAGTAGTAGAGGCTCTACTCAGCAAAACACCTGTTATTACAGCTCAAACTTCTGCTCTTAAGGAAGCAGGTGGTCCCAATAGCATTTATATCGACCCTATAGATGATCGGGGGCTTGCACAAGCAATTAAAACAGTGCTTAACAATCCAGATTTAGCCAATTCTATGAGAGAAAAAGGCTACCAATATGCACATCAAATGTTTCATCCACAAAAACTAAGTAAACAATTGGCAGATTGCTACCAACAACTTCTACGCCCCTAGATTTGGGTTAATTTTTTATTTTTTTTCAAAATTTTAATTCTTTTTTTTTCAAAAAAAACCGAAAATAATATCTTTACCCAGTCATTAAAAAACGTAAGTCATATACGTTTTGTTATTCCGTTGTTCAATCCATTTGTGTACATAAAATACAGAATGTTTGGTACACGAATTTAGAAATTTACTCAACCATGAGTCAACAAATTCCTCACATTTTTGTAGCCCATAGTACCTTACATGGGCAGGGGGTTTTTACAGGAGCAAAAATTAATGCTGGCAGTATTATTGAGATTTGTCCAATTCTATACCTTCCCAAAAATGATATAGTGGCCTTGCAAACTACTATAATTAACGATTATTATTTTGAATGGGGTACCAATTTAGATGCAGGAGCACTTGCTTTGGGCTATGGAAGTATTTACAACCATTCATTTAAGCCTAATGCTTATTATAATGTAGACATGGAAAATAATACCTTGTCTATTTATGCATTACGAACCATTACCCCAGGAGATGAGATTACCATTAATTATAATGGAGACCCTGAAGATGATAGCCCGCTTTGGTTTGAAAGTAAATAATTCTGGTTCTTTGACACCCCGTAGGCTCACGTAGTAAATTGTGTAAAATCGTAAACTATCTTGCCTGCTTATTACTACTTTTGTTATAAGTAATAGGTCGTAAGTCGTATGCTTAGTTCCTGTAAATACAGGACATACGACTTACGACCTATTACTCTCTTCTAAACCACATAAACGTAGTGCACGAGCAGTTTGTGGTATGGTGTACCAACGGGGATGCCTAGCAGCGAAGCTAAAAAGTAGTTAAAAGCTTACCCTTTTTAGTGTTTACCACACGATTTACTTCGTGATAGAGTTGTCAAAGAACCAGAATTTTAATATTGATTTATCACTAAAAATTTGTCGAATGAACAGCCCTAAGTGGAAAAGAACAATTGCAAGGATTTCACTTCCTCAAAAACGCTCTATTGGCTTTTTCAAAAAGAAGCACTCCCTTTTATTAACCTATTCCATAGAAATCAAGAGGCATAAGACCCCTTTAGAAATCGCCATTCAGGCTCAACATCAAGACTGTATTTTAGCCTTACAACAACTTTTTCCAATTGTTGATGAAGCTTCTCCACTAATTTCGAGTACACTCCTCCCTAGCAACCAAGAAACTCACACCCTCTCAAGCACACTCATTGTCAAAGACATAGAGGTAAGCCAACGCATTTTTGAGCAATACAAAAACCAATCGTTCATTCCGATACAATATAATTCCCAAGACCCTACTTTAATTCAATTTTGAGCTCTCTAAGGTTAGTTTATTGGCTGAACAATCAATACTTCTAAATTTTAGCCATGTATTAACCTCATTCCCCTCTCTGCCTACTTACTTAAAAGGTTTACAAAAAAGAAAAACGACTGATAATAAAACGCTTCTGTAAAAAAAATAACGCTCATCTGATTTTAAAAAAAAATAAACTTTATCCCATAGTTATTTTTTTAGTTTGTAAAAAAAGTTATTTTTGTTAGGTAACTATCTAGCCATTCCCCCAAAACCAAATTAAACTACTATGGCAAAACTTACCCAACAAGAATTTGAGGACCAATATGGTATTGAGTTGCTTCCCTACTCCACGGCAGATGTCAGCTTAGGTGAAATGATGCATTACAAAGGCATCTTTAATAGAACGCTTACTTTTTTAAACTATTCTATTGCTGAGAAATTGGGCTGGGATGAGGCTAAAATTGCAGCGATTGAAACTCAACTTAAAGCCATACCGCTCACAGATGGTAGTTTTCCTGATTTAATCATGAACAATTCTACTATAGGTAGTGGCGATCTAAAAATTCCCATCCTTGGATTAGATTTATCTAACCATGTAGATGCCAGTAAAGTAGCTAGTTTTGAATTTTCAAAGATTAAGGCTAAACGATTAATAGGAAATGTAAGAAGTGAACTCTCTCAAGGTTTGGAAGCATTAAAAAGTAGTGCCAATAAAAAAGTATACAACCAAGAGTTAAAACTTAATTACGTTATTGAAGGGCTCTTTTATGCCGATTCTGTTACCATAAAACTAACAGAGAAGCTAGATATTGACTTATCGCTTTCTCTAACCAATACAAAGACCAATGCCTCACTAGCATCAGCGTCTCCTAGTATCAAAAAAAATAACGATACCACCTATACCATATCTAATGCAGGCAATTGTCCCTTTGCAGTTCAATTGACAAAAGGTAAATTATTTTAGAGTATTATTAATACATTCTATCAAGCAGTAAAATTACACACAATTACTTTGCTTACGTTTTTGCGCTACTGTAACCGTTACAGTTAGGGCTAATATACATATATCTATACATATAATTATCTTATCATTTAAAATTCAAAACTATGAATCCTTTTCTTGGAGAAATCGTTATGTTTGGTGGCAATTTTGCCCCCAGAGGCTGGGCATTTTGTGATGGACAATTGCTTCCTATTTCAAGTAATTCAGCCCTATTTTCTATTTTAGGTACTATTTATGGTGGTGATGGACGTACTACTTTTGCATTACCTGATTTGAGAGGTCGTGTCGCAATGCATCCAGGCAATGGTCCTGGCTTAACTCCACGCAGGTTAGGTGAGCGAGGAGGACAGGAAACTGTTACGCTAACCGTCAACCAAATACCTGCACATCATCACAATATTATTGCCGTAGGACTGGAAGGCAATAGCAATGACCCTACTAGTCGTCTTTTGGCCAACACAGGTGCCTTTGACAGCGAATATTCGAATAGCACTTCTGGTCATGTTCTTATGAATAGTGGTATGGTTCAGAATACAGGTGGAGGACAGTCCCACACCAATATACAACCGTTTACTTGTGTCAATTATATTATTGCATTGCAAGGTGTTTTTCCTTCTCGCAGCTAGTGCGTTTATCTATTCTTAACCAATAAACATTATTATCAATAATTTTGTGCGGTATCTATAGTACGTTTCCTTATCACGTATTATTGCACTTATGTAACTACTACACAATTCCTTATAATGTTTAACTTAAACTAAAAAACTATGGATCCTTTTATTGGAGAAATCATTATGTTTGCAGGTAATTTTGCCCCTAGAGGCTGGGCATTTTGTGACGGCCAATTGTTACCTATAAACCAAAATTCCGCTTTATTTTCTATTTTAGGTACTATTTATGGTGGTGATGGACGTACAACCTTTGCATTACCTGATTTGAGAGGTCGTGTTGCGATGCATCCTGGTACTGGTGCTGGATTGACTCCACGTGACTTAGGGGAACGAGGAGGAACGGAAGATGTTGTTTTAATGACCAGTCAAATACCTGCACACAGTCACAATATTGTAGCCGTAGGACTTGAAGGCAATAGCAATGCCCCTAACGATCATTTTTTGGCCAATACAGGTGCTTTTGACAGCGAGTATTCGAATAGTACTTCTGGTCATGTTTACATGAATAGTGGTATGGTTCAGAATACAGGTGGAACCCAACCTCATACTAATATGCAACCGTTTACTTGTATCAATTATATCATTGCCTTACAAGGCACCTACCCTTCTAGAAGTTAGATAACTTATATTTGATATAGATTAGGAGGCCATTAGAATCTACTTCTAATGGTCTCTTTTTGGGATCAAAACCTAAAATTCATAAACAACGTTGGAGTCAAAGGAATTCCCTCTAAATACTCGCTCGTATCATCAGGAAAGTTCACAAAATTATTGTATCGAACATTCGCCGTATTTAATAAATTGAGCAATGACAAACCAAAATCAATGTTCAAGCGATCCATTTCTAACTTATATAAGAAACCAAGATCTAGGCGGCTATAAGGTTTTATATTTTGTTGAGAAGTTAGGTTTTTAGTATTTGGGAAACCGCTACCATATACATAATTAACAGAAAAAAAGAAAGATTTTACATTAAACATTCCTGCAATTTTAAATTCATGCCGTTGATCGTGTGGTGCCCTATTTAACAATTGCGTTTCAAATTTTTCATCCGACTTACTCAATGTATAGGCTGCCCAAATTCGCTGATTCTTAAAATGTGCTGCTACCTTCAAATCCAAACCATAACTGGCTCCTTCTCCAATTAATGTTGTTAGCCCTCCCGTTGTTTCATCCCTCCCAAACTGAAAGACATTACTTAAAGCTTTATAATAACCTTCTAGCCGACAACTCCAAAACCGATATTGACAAGATACCCCTGTCACATAATGCATTGCTTGCGGAACAGGAATCAGTCGATCGTCTGTAACCGACCAATGATAAGTATAATTCCTAAAAGGATCAACTAAGGCATTTTCGGTAATAAACTGATTGTAAATCCCATATGCCAAATTGATTTTCCATTGAGGAACTGGTGAAATTAGTACCTCTATACGGGGTTGTACAAAAGGACGAGCATTCGCTTGAAGCGGCACGTCAATTCTAAGCCCAGGGCGCAATACCAAAAATTTAGACCAACTGATTTCATCCTTTAGGTAAAGTCCAAATCGCACGCCATGTTCTGCAACACTTGCTAATTCTTTGATGAGACTGTGCTTGATATTAGAACGGTTATAAACCATATAAAGACCAGCAGATAGGCTATTGTATTTAAATGTTGGTAAACGGTGATTGGCTCGGATTGTTAATTCTGAAATACCATTGGTTACTTTTTCTGAAAAAACATTTGCCGTCGAATCTCCTATAAATAGTCCTGTAGTGTATTCTGACTGAAATTGAGAATAAATAACTTTAGCTGTTGTAACTCCTGCTTTTAGCCACCTTTTAGCATACTTAATAGAACCTCCTGCCAAATTACTCATCCTTCGTTGGTTAAAATTCAAGCTATTAATAACTTGGCTATCTAACTGGACTTCTTTACGAACGTCTGAATAATCTAAATCTCCTAGCATAGTAATACTCAAATCATCGCCATTATCAAATCGATGGCTGTATTTTCCCGTTATATCTCCAAAAAGCAAAAAAGGCTCTAACAGAGGTTGAGAAGAAATTTGTAGTAAATTAGGAAAAACAAGTCTCCCTCCTATTTGCAAATTGGATCGCTGCGTTAATCCTATATTCGCATAACCGTTAAATAATTGTTGTGTTCCTGTTATTTGATACAATGAAGTATCTATTTGCCCCGACTTGCTAGTTATATTCACCACTCCACCTACTCGGTCTCCAACATCTACATTATAGCCTCCTTTTAATACTTCTATATCTTTAATAAACAAGGGGTTGATCGTTCCTATTTGGTCGTTATAGCTACTTGTATTAAAAATAGTAATGTCATCAAATAGAATGTTTGTCTGCCCTTTGTAAGATCCCCACAAGATATAATCCTTGGTTTGTTCGCCCGATGCTAAAATTCCAGACTGTAACCTCAAAAAAGAAAAAAGACTATTGTTGGTACTACCAGGCAAAAAGGGAGTTTGGGTATTATTTAGTTTTGAAAGTCCCGTTTTTTGCTCCGTATTAATAATCTTCAGTTTTTTAGTGGACAAAACCGTAATCTCTTGCAATTCAGAAATAGAAGGGCGCAAATCTATCCTCAACCGATTGCACGGAGCAATCAAAGTATCTATTGTAAAATAACCTAAATGGGAAACGGTTAACCTCACTACGCTATCTTTAGAATGGTAGGAAAAATTGCCTTCTACATCTGTAGTAAGATTAATATGATTAATCTGAATCGCAGCAAAAGGTAAACTTTCGCTATTCGTTCCATCTTTGATTTGTCCTTGATAGCTAAAGGAACGAGCTTTAATCGGTTTTTTAGGGGGTTGGGGTACTGCTAGAATTGCAAATACACCATTTATTTTTTTATACTTACAATTACATTCCTTTGTTAAATAATTCAATGTTTCAGAGGGAGAATCAAAGGTTCGATCTACCGTAATTAAGCATTTACTTAACAATTGCGCATTAAAAGATACTTGAATTCCATAATTGCGATGCAAGTTTTTGAGCAGGCGATTTAGCGGCTTTGCTTCTGCCTGTACGTAGATTTGCTGTGCATAACTCTGATATGCTACCAACACACTAAATACAACGGCAAATTTAATAGATAATGGACTCAATGGTGTAGACTAATTATTTAGATTTTCTATTGTACTAATTGCTGGCAAATCATTTCCTTACTCTAAGAATTAGTGCAACAGACAACCCTTAATTATTTGTATATTAGACGTTATCACGAACAAATGTATGTGGCAGGAAATTTATCTTTTCCCCCTACAAAACTCATTCCATTACTTATAAATTTCACCAGTTAATTACGTACTATGTTTGTGAGTGTGCAGTCTATTTTTTGAATAAACGTTTACAAAATAAAAGTAATCTACAAATCTTATGAATTATACGATATATTTAACCTTTTAATCTAAGTCCACGATTTTAAGAATTGATTTCTACATTGTATAAATTCTCCTGCACCTTAATAAAAGAAAAACCAAAATTAGCACCGATCATTTCCAAGGCAGTGTCTATATTTTCTGTTTTGTCAAAAAATCCTCCATACATCAAATCAGGACTAACGACCCCTTCATAATTAATCTTAGCATCATATTGTCGTTCTAATTCTTCTAACACTCGAACCAAATTAACATTATCAAAAAGGAATTTATTGTTGAGCCAACCAATGCTTATCGTCGCATCTATAGCCGTTTGTTTTTTCAGAACATCCTTTTGTAAGAGTCCCAATTCACTAGGTGTCAAGATAAGAGACTGATCGTCTTTAGTGGTGTGTACACCAACTTTCCCTGTTTTACAAAAGACAACATAAGCCGTATCCCTTGCATAAATATTAAAACTAGTTCCTAATACTTCTGTGTATCCCAATTCTGAAGCCACAATAAAACTACTCCCCTTTTCTACTTCAAAAAATGCCTCTCCCTCTAACGATACCTGACGTTGGAAAGACCACCAATAAGGCGCAAAACTAATCGTGGATGCTGCATTTAATTGTACAGTAGAATTATCAGGCAAAGTATACGCCAAATGCCTTCCCCTTTCACAGGTTATTGTTGTGGTATAAAAACGCATAAAAGCGACGCTAAATGTCATTATCAAAACTGCTGCCACCGCTATTCTTGTCCAAATAAGCGGCACAATTTTACGAGGTGGTATCGCTTCTATTTTTTTTGTCATTTCATCCCAAACCGCTTTTTTATCTCGATTATAAGGAATCTCTAAATTTTCGAAAAACTTCAGTTGTTCTTCCAATTCAGATGACGATTCATGTTTATGATCTTTCATTAATGGTTGGTTTTATAAGACAATAAAATAAGTACATATAATAAGTAGGATTAACTGAAGTTCTATTCTAAGTTTGCCCAAAGCCTTGCTCATTCTCTTCTCTACAGCCTTAACACTTATGGTTAGGCACTCTGCGATTTCTTTATACGTTAGTCCATTCATTCTGTTCATCAAAAAAACAGCTCGTTGTTTTTCGGGCAGATTAGCAAGTGCTTTTTCATATCCTTTTTTTAATTCTTCATACTCTATATCATCATCCACCCTTATGGACTTAAAAGTCAAAGGTAAGGATTGTAAGTAATCATTTTGTAATTTTACCCTCCTAGTATAGGATATAAATAAATCTCCTGCCATTTTGTACAATAAGCCCTTCGTTCGTCCTTGCTCATATTTGATATTTTTCTCCCAGACTCGTAAAAATACATCTTGCGCCAAATCAGTTGCCAATTCGGTATTCCCTGATCGATAATAAAGATAGTTTCGTATTGCATCAAAATGCTGATCAAAACATTCTTGAAATTCTTTCTTTGTCAAATGTCGTATATTTTATAGCCAACGTGGTGTGTAACAACAATTTGGTACAGTGTGTTTTAGGTTAATACTCCGCTGCTTTTATAGCTTTGGCTACAAGCATGCCCAGTTAGTACGCTAACGTTTATGCGCCAGTATAGCTGGGTTCGGGTTTCTAGCGGAGTAATGTTCGGTATAATTATAGTTTATAACACACTCATTCCATTTAGATTTCCTAATTTAACTAAAAACTACTAATACACCGCATAAAAAAAAGGATACCCTACCTAAAAGAAAGAAAAAGGAATATTTTATTTTCTTAACGCAATGAAACTAATTCTATTATAATACAATCCTTATTTTAGGAACAAAGCCCTTTTCAAATATAAAAAGGTTGTTAGAAAAACTCTAACAACCTTTTTTACATTATTTTTTATTCCAAAATAGGCTACCATTTCATTCCTAAATTAAACATCAAAAAGGCAATTTTATCCGTTTCTTCTTCAATGACTTTTGCGACAGGTTTACCTGCCCCATGCCCTGCTTTTTGATCTATACGAATAATAACAGGTAGATGTCCTGTGTTATTGGCTTGAAGTGCAGCCCCAAATTTAAAAGAGTGCCCAGGTACAACACGGTCATCATGATCTGCCGTCATTACCATAGTAGCAGGGTATGCGGTTGCTCGGACATTATGAACGGGTGAATACTTTAATAAATTTTTGTACTGAGTAGAATCATCGCTTCGACCATAATCTGAAGCCCAAAAATGCCCAATGGTAAATTTGTGATAACGCATCATATCCAATACCCCTACAATTGGCAAAGCAGCACGATACAAATCAGGACGCTGTGTCATACAAGCCCCCACCAAAAGACCACCATTCGAACGTCCCTCTATGGCTAATTTTTTGGGCGAAGTATATTGTTGAGCAATCAGATACTCCCCTGCTGCAATAAAATCATCAAATACATTTTGTTTATTGAGTTGTGTTCCTGCTTCGTGCCACTCTTGTCCCATTTCTCCGCCACCTCTAATATTGGCTACTGCAAAAATTCCCCCCTTCTCTAAAAAAGGCAAACGCTTTAAGGCAAAAGAAGGCAAAATACTGATGTTAAAACCTCCATAACCATACAATAACGTAGGATTGTTGCCATCCTTTTTCAAACCCTTTTTATAAACAATACTAATTGGGATCGAGGTACCATCTTTGGATTGATAATGCGTGTATTCAATCTCATAGTCCGAAGGATTAAATTTCACATTAGGACGCTTCCACACCTCTGATTTTAGGGTTTTGACATTCACCTTACAAATGGTAGAAGGCAAGGTAAAAGAAGACATGGTAAAATATCCTTCTGCATCGCCTTTTTTGCCTGTGACACCCCCCAAGGTAACTGGAGCTGTTTTGCTAATAATGTCTGGTATTTCGACATCCCCAACATAATTCCCACTCAATTCAAACACAGATAATACATTGGTAATTTCTTTGGTATAACGAGCCACTAAACGCCCTCCCCTAACTTGTACGCTATTAAGGGTGGCATTTTTCTTTTGAGGAATAATTACTTTCCAGTTTTTAGCAGTAGGCTGGTTCAAATCAATTTCAATAACCTGATACTTGGGCGCTTGGTAATTGGTCAACACCAATAATTTATCTCCAACATTGTCAATTACCCAAAAATCATGTTCAAAATCCTCTACTAATGGAGCAAAACTTGCCGTTGAATTGGCTGCCTTTTTGAAATAAAGAGCATTGCCACTTGTTGATTCTGTAACACTCAACAACCAAATACTCTCATCTTCAGTAACCGATACGCCATAATTTCTATTGGGCTGTGTACGATCGGCAAAGATTAATTCATCCTTATCCTGTGTCGTTCCTACCTTGTGGTAATATACTTGATGAAATTGGTTTTTCTGGGTAAATTTATCTGCTCCACTATTGTCTCCATAACGACTATAAAAGAAACCATCCTTGTACCAAGAAAGTCCTGAATAACGCAACCATTCTACTTTGTCAGACAATGTTTTTCCTGTGATCGCATCCTTTAGATAAACGGTTCCCCAATCAGATCCAGACTCAGAAGTTCGGTAAGCAGCAAACTTTCCATCCTTCGAAAAGTTTAGACCACTCAATGAGATCGTACCATCCTCCGAAAAAGTATTGGGGTCTAAGAACACCTCTGGTTTGCCATCCCAAGTTTCTTTTTTGTAAACGACAGCTTGACTTTGTAGACCATCATTTTTATAAAAATAGAGTTTACCACCTTCCTTAAAAGGAGCCGTTTCTCTTTCGTAATTGTACAGTTCCTCTAAGCGACTGGCGATAGCACCACGATATTCTATCGCATCTAAATAGACTCTTGCTAAATCGCTTTGCTCCCTTACCCATTTATTAATTTCCTTGTCTGGTTCTTCCGTAACAGCATCCTCTAACCAACGATACGGGTCCTGTACCTTAGTACCAAAATAGTCGTCTTCTACATTTCCTGTTTTGGTAATGGGGTATTTCATTTTTATTTTATCAGGATGTTTTAAATTATTGACAATAGCAGCGCCATTAGCAGAAGATGAAAGCTTAGATTTATGGTCAGCATTATCTACTTTGTTTTTTTTGTCCTTATTACAAGCTACAACAGACAAAAACAAACTAAACATCAATACTTTATATTTCATATTTATCTTTAATTTAGGTGTATAAATACCTTTTTATAATTGTTCAAAGTGTATTTTTGGCAAAGGTCTTGCAACAATTTAATAGTTATTCGTTAATAAGACAAAAATAAGTATGTAATTTTGTGAGCGAATGCATGAGCCTATTGGAAGAATGCCAATAACTATTCTCAAAAGAATTCTATAATTTACTGACTAACTATATGAATCCATTATTTTTTATTTTCGGAGCTTTGATAATCGCTCAATTTTCTTTTGAGCATTCAAGTTCTGAACAGCAACTCAAAACAACATTTTTTACGCCTTCTGTAATCCAGCAAGACAGTACTACTCCTCCTAAAAAAAATGGCGTTGTTAAGATCAAAGAACTAGGTGCTCCTGCCTCTCAAAAAACAACTAAAAAGAAAAACAATACCAAGGCGAAGGCCAATAACAAAAGTCAAAAAAAAGTAGCCCATACGGCTTCTAATCCCAAAAAGAAAGAAAGCTCTACTTCTTCAAAAAACACCACACCCAAAAAGAAAAAAAATAAGCCTAAGAAAACGC from Aureispira anguillae encodes:
- a CDS encoding TonB-dependent receptor, whose product is MSPLSIKFAVVFSVLVAYQSYAQQIYVQAEAKPLNRLLKNLHRNYGIQVSFNAQLLSKCLITVDRTFDSPSETLNYLTKECNCKYKKINGVFAILAVPQPPKKPIKARSFSYQGQIKDGTNSESLPFAAIQINHINLTTDVEGNFSYHSKDSVVRLTVSHLGYFTIDTLIAPCNRLRIDLRPSISELQEITVLSTKKLKIINTEQKTGLSKLNNTQTPFLPGSTNNSLFSFLRLQSGILASGEQTKDYILWGSYKGQTNILFDDITIFNTSSYNDQIGTINPLFIKDIEVLKGGYNVDVGDRVGGVVNITSKSGQIDTSLYQITGTQQLFNGYANIGLTQRSNLQIGGRLVFPNLLQISSQPLLEPFLLFGDITGKYSHRFDNGDDLSITMLGDLDYSDVRKEVQLDSQVINSLNFNQRRMSNLAGGSIKYAKRWLKAGVTTAKVIYSQFQSEYTTGLFIGDSTANVFSEKVTNGISELTIRANHRLPTFKYNSLSAGLYMVYNRSNIKHSLIKELASVAEHGVRFGLYLKDEISWSKFLVLRPGLRIDVPLQANARPFVQPRIEVLISPVPQWKINLAYGIYNQFITENALVDPFRNYTYHWSVTDDRLIPVPQAMHYVTGVSCQYRFWSCRLEGYYKALSNVFQFGRDETTGGLTTLIGEGASYGLDLKVAAHFKNQRIWAAYTLSKSDEKFETQLLNRAPHDQRHEFKIAGMFNVKSFFFSVNYVYGSGFPNTKNLTSQQNIKPYSRLDLGFLYKLEMDRLNIDFGLSLLNLLNTANVRYNNFVNFPDDTSEYLEGIPLTPTLFMNFRF
- a CDS encoding FecR family protein, with translation MKDHKHESSSELEEQLKFFENLEIPYNRDKKAVWDEMTKKIEAIPPRKIVPLIWTRIAVAAVLIMTFSVAFMRFYTTTITCERGRHLAYTLPDNSTVQLNAASTISFAPYWWSFQRQVSLEGEAFFEVEKGSSFIVASELGYTEVLGTSFNIYARDTAYVVFCKTGKVGVHTTKDDQSLILTPSELGLLQKDVLKKQTAIDATISIGWLNNKFLFDNVNLVRVLEELERQYDAKINYEGVVSPDLMYGGFFDKTENIDTALEMIGANFGFSFIKVQENLYNVEINS
- a CDS encoding RNA polymerase sigma factor, giving the protein MTKKEFQECFDQHFDAIRNYLYYRSGNTELATDLAQDVFLRVWEKNIKYEQGRTKGLLYKMAGDLFISYTRRVKLQNDYLQSLPLTFKSIRVDDDIEYEELKKGYEKALANLPEKQRAVFLMNRMNGLTYKEIAECLTISVKAVEKRMSKALGKLRIELQLILLIICTYFIVL
- a CDS encoding prolyl oligopeptidase family serine peptidase, which produces MKYKVLMFSLFLSVVACNKDKKNKVDNADHKSKLSSSANGAAIVNNLKHPDKIKMKYPITKTGNVEDDYFGTKVQDPYRWLEDAVTEEPDKEINKWVREQSDLARVYLDAIEYRGAIASRLEELYNYERETAPFKEGGKLYFYKNDGLQSQAVVYKKETWDGKPEVFLDPNTFSEDGTISLSGLNFSKDGKFAAYRTSESGSDWGTVYLKDAITGKTLSDKVEWLRYSGLSWYKDGFFYSRYGDNSGADKFTQKNQFHQVYYHKVGTTQDKDELIFADRTQPNRNYGVSVTEDESIWLLSVTESTSGNALYFKKAANSTASFAPLVEDFEHDFWVIDNVGDKLLVLTNYQAPKYQVIEIDLNQPTAKNWKVIIPQKKNATLNSVQVRGGRLVARYTKEITNVLSVFELSGNYVGDVEIPDIISKTAPVTLGGVTGKKGDAEGYFTMSSFTLPSTICKVNVKTLKSEVWKRPNVKFNPSDYEIEYTHYQSKDGTSIPISIVYKKGLKKDGNNPTLLYGYGGFNISILPSFALKRLPFLEKGGIFAVANIRGGGEMGQEWHEAGTQLNKQNVFDDFIAAGEYLIAQQYTSPKKLAIEGRSNGGLLVGACMTQRPDLYRAALPIVGVLDMMRYHKFTIGHFWASDYGRSDDSTQYKNLLKYSPVHNVRATAYPATMVMTADHDDRVVPGHSFKFGAALQANNTGHLPVIIRIDQKAGHGAGKPVAKVIEEETDKIAFLMFNLGMKW